The following proteins are encoded in a genomic region of Aquifex aeolicus VF5:
- the sfsA gene encoding DNA/RNA nuclease SfsA produces the protein MKLPPLMPAIFVKRLNRFVGKVFLNGKIERALIRNTGRLSELLKFGNTVFVREKEGGKYRYEIILARAEKSLVCVESHYANKIFEEYIRRNWKFKELKREVKLENERFDFLIDNTLVEVKSVNLVKNGVAMFPDAPTKRGTGHIRTLIKLSDKFKPLLVFVVQRSDFLSFEPNCETDPEFCKAYYEYVSKGFEVLVLKCRVSLEEINVVEVFFT, from the coding sequence ATGAAGCTTCCTCCTCTGATGCCCGCCATTTTCGTAAAAAGACTAAATAGATTTGTGGGAAAGGTTTTTTTAAATGGGAAAATAGAAAGAGCTCTAATCAGGAACACGGGAAGACTTTCTGAGCTCTTAAAATTCGGAAACACTGTTTTTGTTAGGGAAAAAGAGGGTGGAAAGTACAGGTACGAAATCATACTCGCAAGGGCGGAGAAGAGTCTCGTATGCGTTGAGTCCCACTACGCCAACAAGATTTTTGAGGAATACATTCGCAGAAATTGGAAATTTAAGGAGCTAAAGAGAGAAGTAAAGCTGGAGAATGAACGGTTTGATTTCCTTATAGACAACACACTGGTAGAGGTAAAGTCCGTTAACCTGGTAAAAAATGGTGTTGCCATGTTCCCGGACGCTCCTACAAAAAGGGGAACGGGACACATAAGGACTTTGATAAAGCTTTCCGATAAGTTCAAACCTCTACTTGTTTTCGTGGTTCAAAGAAGTGATTTTTTAAGTTTTGAGCCCAACTGCGAAACTGACCCCGAGTTCTGTAAAGCTTACTACGAATACGTATCTAAGGGGTTTGAAGTTTTAGTACTGAAGTGTAGAGTTTCTTTGGAAGAGATAAATGTAGTAGAAGTATTTTTCACTTAA
- a CDS encoding BamA/OMP85 family outer membrane protein, whose amino-acid sequence MLKQIPEIREVRYEKRKDKLLIYVERYPIIKEIKIKGNVFLRDEDVKNVLGIEEGIPLIEDNPKTYEEILEKYYKEIGFLNADTKVNISLDDKGNAIFYINIREGNLYFLEDIQFEGVKKLQKKELIKASGLVIGSIFDIDKVEDAEENLENFYRKKGFFESFVYLKGIKKEKLKRKFREALFPETDSFLKSLSIGLKNLVNHPLATLKALIGKGKVGIPVYEVYEGERYELKFLGNKFFSDEYLYSLFDINTVGVDILVLEGFKDKIEEEYRKKGFFDVNVEYELEDHRILIKIKEGERYKAKVYINGKKIEIPYDEEKIQDLISKEIQYLEKMGYVTATYELKKKINKDKKEVNVHVKINKGMRYIVWSFKIESELFEDLNEKISLKFPKALDYETLDEIYKEINKRLREKGYFDAKVFTDIRMQKVKDALLMFYKVKVIPGERYEYGDTLIYGLEKTRLKEAEYVLEKEKYFSKEVEERSVWNAIESEIFKSLRLEDYVDRESKKVHRLAYFQEKKRGVIGLSAGFNTFEGFKLSAELSLRNLLGIGLINTNTFSISEKYELYRVSFKDNFLFSRRFFGETSLFKDYEEHDTYELFTEGFAFSLGYRLKPFTFVGISFSNFEAKTTGAERDKGTYRKLGLSFSVKERFRLVLFRGYGHRNYSKIELEGKIKKEFFEKFGSRLKFSYGYATKKAPIFERFFLGGYKRMKGYTYESIGSPLGGRQMLYISPEIYYLLNRNLELITFLELGKVENKFPSLYKNMKKDIGFSAGFRTPVGLIRGDIAYPLEDFKVKPSRLKFYLSVEFFF is encoded by the coding sequence ATGCTTAAGCAAATTCCCGAAATAAGGGAAGTAAGGTATGAAAAACGAAAGGACAAGCTCTTAATTTACGTGGAAAGGTATCCCATAATCAAAGAGATAAAAATAAAGGGGAACGTTTTTCTGAGAGATGAAGATGTGAAAAACGTTCTTGGAATAGAAGAGGGCATTCCGTTAATAGAGGATAATCCAAAAACTTACGAGGAAATTCTTGAAAAGTATTATAAAGAAATCGGTTTTTTAAATGCAGATACCAAAGTGAACATAAGTTTAGACGATAAAGGAAACGCTATTTTCTACATAAATATTCGCGAGGGGAACCTTTATTTTCTCGAAGATATCCAGTTTGAAGGTGTTAAAAAGCTACAAAAAAAAGAACTGATAAAAGCCTCTGGACTTGTAATAGGGAGTATTTTTGATATAGATAAAGTAGAAGACGCAGAGGAGAATTTAGAAAACTTCTACAGAAAAAAAGGTTTTTTTGAGAGTTTCGTTTATCTGAAAGGTATAAAAAAAGAAAAATTAAAGAGAAAGTTTAGGGAAGCACTTTTCCCCGAAACGGATTCATTTTTAAAAAGCCTTTCAATCGGTTTAAAAAATCTCGTGAACCACCCGCTGGCTACGCTTAAGGCTTTAATCGGAAAAGGTAAGGTAGGCATTCCCGTTTATGAGGTATACGAAGGAGAAAGGTATGAACTGAAGTTCCTTGGAAATAAGTTTTTTTCGGATGAATACCTGTATTCTCTCTTTGATATAAATACCGTGGGTGTAGACATACTGGTTCTTGAAGGTTTTAAAGATAAAATAGAGGAAGAGTACAGGAAAAAGGGCTTCTTTGACGTAAATGTAGAGTACGAACTTGAAGATCACAGGATTTTGATAAAGATAAAAGAAGGAGAAAGGTATAAAGCTAAGGTTTACATAAACGGGAAAAAAATAGAAATTCCTTACGATGAAGAGAAAATTCAAGACTTAATAAGTAAAGAAATCCAATACTTGGAAAAAATGGGTTACGTTACGGCAACATATGAACTTAAAAAGAAAATAAACAAAGATAAAAAAGAAGTGAACGTTCACGTAAAAATCAACAAAGGAATGCGCTACATTGTTTGGAGCTTTAAAATAGAAAGTGAACTTTTCGAGGATTTAAATGAAAAAATTTCACTTAAATTCCCGAAAGCCTTGGATTACGAAACTTTAGACGAGATTTACAAGGAAATAAATAAAAGGTTACGGGAAAAAGGATACTTTGACGCTAAGGTTTTCACAGATATAAGAATGCAAAAGGTAAAAGATGCTCTTTTGATGTTTTATAAAGTAAAAGTAATTCCAGGAGAAAGATACGAGTACGGAGATACACTAATTTACGGTCTTGAGAAGACAAGGTTAAAGGAAGCTGAGTACGTTCTGGAGAAAGAAAAGTACTTCTCAAAGGAAGTTGAAGAGAGAAGTGTATGGAACGCCATAGAAAGCGAAATCTTTAAAAGTTTAAGACTTGAAGATTACGTAGACAGGGAGAGTAAGAAAGTTCACAGACTTGCCTACTTTCAGGAGAAAAAGAGAGGGGTAATCGGACTTTCTGCGGGCTTTAACACCTTTGAAGGTTTTAAACTTTCAGCAGAACTAAGTCTGAGAAACCTCTTGGGAATAGGGCTTATAAACACAAATACCTTTTCCATAAGTGAGAAGTACGAACTCTACAGGGTAAGCTTCAAAGACAATTTTCTCTTTTCAAGGAGATTTTTCGGGGAAACGTCACTATTTAAGGATTACGAAGAGCATGACACGTACGAATTATTTACGGAAGGCTTTGCCTTCTCTCTGGGATACAGGTTAAAACCCTTTACCTTTGTGGGTATTTCCTTCTCAAACTTTGAGGCAAAGACCACAGGTGCGGAAAGGGACAAGGGAACTTACAGGAAATTGGGGCTGAGTTTTTCGGTAAAGGAAAGGTTTAGACTGGTACTTTTTAGGGGATACGGACACAGGAATTATTCAAAGATAGAACTTGAAGGAAAAATAAAGAAAGAATTTTTTGAAAAATTCGGTTCAAGGCTGAAATTTTCTTACGGATATGCTACGAAAAAAGCACCAATATTTGAAAGATTTTTCCTCGGAGGATATAAGAGAATGAAGGGTTACACCTACGAGAGTATAGGTTCTCCCTTGGGCGGGAGACAAATGCTTTATATTTCTCCCGAGATTTACTACCTTCTCAACAGAAACTTGGAACTCATAACATTCCTTGAGCTCGGAAAGGTAGAGAATAAATTTCCGAGTCTTTACAAAAATATGAAAAAGGACATAGGCTTTTCCGCAGGTTTTAGAACGCCCGTGGGCCTTATAAGGGGTGATATAGCCTATCCCTTGGAAGATTTTAAGGTAAAGCCCTCGAGGCTTAAGTTTTACCTCTCGGTAGAGTTTTTCTTCTAA
- the rpsF gene encoding 30S ribosomal protein S6, translating into MPRLRHYKTLRYYETVFAVKPTLSEEEMKKKFEQVKEFIKQKGGEILYEEDWGMRQLAYPIQKFNNARYFLVQFKTENPQLPNELDFQLKIDEDVIRWLNFQIKESEVKKNAQ; encoded by the coding sequence ATGCCGAGGTTGAGGCACTACAAAACCTTAAGGTATTACGAGACAGTTTTTGCTGTGAAGCCCACTCTCAGCGAAGAGGAGATGAAGAAGAAGTTTGAACAGGTCAAGGAGTTTATCAAACAAAAGGGCGGTGAGATACTCTACGAAGAGGACTGGGGTATGAGACAACTCGCCTACCCCATACAGAAGTTCAACAACGCCAGATACTTCCTTGTGCAGTTCAAGACCGAAAACCCCCAACTCCCCAACGAGCTTGACTTCCAGCTGAAGATTGACGAAGACGTGATAAGGTGGTTAAATTTTCAAATTAAGGAGAGTGAAGTAAAGAAAAATGCTCAATAA
- a CDS encoding RNA methyltransferase, with amino-acid sequence MINENVFIALLHYPAMDKDGKIIVTSFTTMDLHDIARPARAYEINKYYIVQPIDAQRIVIQRQINYWLSEEGRKANPTRYEIVQLVRLAYTLDEVIEDIEKERGRRPLLVGTDARTYPNTVKYSWLRNEIQKRDRDWLIVFGTGHGIPPDLMNTFDYILEPIYGAGDWNHLSVRNAVAIILDRLFSRNRCD; translated from the coding sequence ATGATAAATGAAAACGTCTTTATAGCCCTCCTCCATTACCCCGCAATGGACAAGGACGGAAAGATAATAGTTACATCCTTTACCACTATGGATTTACACGACATAGCAAGACCCGCGAGGGCTTACGAGATAAACAAGTATTACATAGTCCAGCCCATAGACGCCCAGAGGATAGTAATTCAGAGGCAGATTAATTACTGGTTATCCGAGGAAGGAAGGAAGGCAAATCCCACGCGTTATGAGATAGTCCAGCTCGTTAGACTCGCCTACACCCTGGACGAAGTAATAGAAGACATAGAAAAAGAAAGAGGAAGGAGACCTCTTCTCGTGGGAACGGACGCGAGAACCTATCCAAACACCGTAAAGTATTCATGGCTCAGGAATGAGATTCAAAAGAGGGACAGGGACTGGCTCATAGTTTTTGGAACGGGACACGGGATACCTCCCGATCTCATGAACACCTTTGACTACATTTTAGAGCCGATATACGGTGCGGGAGACTGGAATCACCTCTCGGTCAGAAATGCTGTTGCTATAATCCTTGACAGACTCTTTAGCAGAAACAGGTGTGACTGA
- the speE gene encoding polyamine aminopropyltransferase, translating to MRDIVFIERDPYAPIRHCYTVSKILYQGKSPYQEIQVIESPEFGRMLILDGVVQLDEKYEFLYHEYLAHVPLHAHPNPRNVLIIGGGDGGTLREVLKHDIVERAVLVDIDKEVIEVSKKYLPTLSVGFQDPRAIVVNEDGYKYVQDYENEFDVIIVDSTDPVGFAHVLTTEDFFRHVYKALKEDGIFVAQTESIHYHLEMVSNIQQRLKKVFPIVDLYTSVIPIYAGYWWTFSIASKKYPVRTPAREVKVQTKIYDADMHEYAFLPESFYNKIVNGEYKY from the coding sequence ATGAGGGACATTGTTTTCATAGAAAGGGATCCTTACGCTCCGATAAGACACTGCTACACCGTTTCAAAAATACTCTACCAAGGAAAGAGTCCCTACCAGGAAATACAGGTAATTGAAAGTCCTGAGTTCGGGAGAATGCTTATCCTCGACGGAGTGGTTCAGCTGGACGAGAAGTACGAATTTCTCTACCACGAGTACCTCGCACACGTTCCACTCCACGCACACCCAAACCCCAGAAACGTGCTCATAATCGGAGGAGGAGACGGGGGAACATTGAGGGAAGTTCTTAAACACGATATCGTAGAAAGAGCCGTCCTCGTTGACATAGATAAAGAAGTAATAGAAGTTTCCAAGAAGTACCTCCCCACGCTATCGGTTGGTTTTCAGGACCCGAGAGCCATAGTCGTGAACGAAGACGGCTACAAGTATGTCCAAGATTACGAGAACGAGTTTGATGTAATCATCGTAGACTCAACGGATCCCGTCGGATTTGCCCACGTCCTCACCACAGAGGACTTCTTCAGACACGTCTACAAGGCGCTAAAGGAAGACGGAATATTCGTGGCTCAAACGGAGTCCATCCACTACCACCTTGAAATGGTGAGTAACATACAACAAAGACTAAAGAAAGTGTTTCCTATTGTTGACCTGTACACTTCCGTAATTCCCATATACGCCGGTTACTGGTGGACCTTCTCAATAGCTTCCAAGAAGTATCCTGTGAGGACTCCCGCTAGGGAGGTAAAGGTCCAAACGAAGATTTACGACGCGGACATGCACGAGTACGCCTTCCTTCCCGAGAGCTTTTACAACAAGATTGTAAACGGAGAGTACAAGTATTAA
- a CDS encoding phosphoribosyltransferase, translating to MSVVLVRKLGLPWNEEAGFGAIDPDGTPYYDKSVLSYLSEEDIKQVVEKELKELRERERKFVPRGYPDLRGRQVIIVDDGVATGYTAIAAANWAKKKGASEVIIAVPVCPSDAKERLERYADKFVCYYSSDAPSFAVGMFYRDFHQLSDEEAKEYLRRAEEKGLLEP from the coding sequence ATGTCCGTTGTACTTGTGAGAAAGCTGGGACTTCCCTGGAACGAGGAGGCTGGTTTTGGTGCGATAGACCCAGACGGGACTCCTTACTACGATAAGAGCGTCTTATCCTACCTTTCGGAAGAAGATATTAAACAGGTAGTTGAAAAGGAATTAAAGGAACTGAGGGAAAGGGAGAGGAAATTCGTCCCAAGGGGTTATCCGGATTTGAGGGGAAGGCAGGTGATAATCGTTGACGACGGGGTAGCCACGGGCTACACGGCAATAGCCGCGGCAAACTGGGCAAAGAAAAAGGGAGCATCTGAGGTGATAATAGCGGTTCCCGTTTGTCCTTCGGACGCAAAGGAGAGACTGGAAAGGTACGCGGACAAGTTCGTGTGTTACTACTCCTCCGACGCACCTTCTTTCGCGGTGGGTATGTTTTATCGGGACTTCCACCAGCTTTCAGACGAGGAGGCAAAAGAGTACTTAAGGAGGGCGGAAGAAAAAGGGCTTTTAGAACCTTAA
- a CDS encoding 4a-hydroxytetrahydrobiopterin dehydratase: MVRKLSEEEVKRELENLEGWEFCKDYIQKEFSTKNWKTTIFVVNAIASLAEAQWHHPDLEVSFKKVKVKLTTHEAGGITERDIKLAKSIDELVKEILKH, encoded by the coding sequence ATGGTTAGGAAGCTGAGCGAAGAAGAAGTAAAGAGGGAACTTGAAAATCTGGAAGGCTGGGAATTCTGTAAAGATTACATACAGAAGGAGTTTTCCACAAAGAACTGGAAGACCACCATATTCGTGGTGAACGCCATAGCCTCTCTGGCGGAAGCCCAGTGGCACCACCCAGATTTAGAAGTCAGCTTTAAAAAGGTAAAGGTTAAACTCACCACTCACGAAGCTGGCGGGATAACGGAAAGAGATATTAAATTAGCAAAATCCATAGACGAGTTGGTGAAAGAAATACTAAAGCATTGA
- a CDS encoding cytochrome c biogenesis protein — translation MISVFISLLAYIFAFFSFLLKNFSKKEIKFLPNFFLTLGFIFYILTLLERFVQTKTFPVGDVYGMISLVGNLSVLLFLTFSRKYEFSPFGAFVSFFAFLSTLLLIPSKELGFSNPLYALHITSAGFSYAFLIFAGFTSTARLLIERKLREKKVDFSFAPLKILKKLERVFIIAGFVGLTLTLIFGSLWAKVYLGTHWVNDPKLLVTLILWLYYGFLAHMFIFKHFKPSQISYLSILGMFLSLIALLFFRHSF, via the coding sequence ATGATCTCGGTATTCATATCACTTCTGGCTTACATCTTCGCATTTTTCTCCTTCCTCCTCAAGAACTTTTCAAAGAAGGAGATAAAATTCCTGCCGAACTTTTTCCTTACCCTGGGTTTTATATTCTACATACTTACACTCCTTGAAAGGTTTGTACAGACTAAAACCTTTCCCGTGGGTGATGTTTACGGGATGATTTCGCTTGTTGGAAACCTCTCCGTTTTACTCTTCTTAACCTTTTCGAGGAAGTATGAGTTTTCACCCTTCGGAGCTTTCGTGTCCTTTTTCGCGTTTTTGAGTACTCTTCTGTTGATCCCTTCGAAGGAACTCGGTTTTTCAAACCCCCTTTACGCCCTTCACATAACGAGTGCGGGATTTTCGTATGCCTTTTTGATTTTTGCGGGTTTTACTTCAACCGCGAGGCTTTTAATCGAGAGAAAACTCCGCGAGAAAAAGGTGGACTTTAGCTTTGCTCCTTTGAAAATCCTAAAGAAACTTGAAAGGGTTTTCATAATAGCGGGCTTTGTGGGACTTACTCTTACGCTTATTTTTGGAAGTCTCTGGGCTAAGGTTTACTTGGGCACTCACTGGGTAAACGACCCTAAACTCCTCGTTACACTAATACTCTGGCTTTATTACGGATTTCTCGCACACATGTTTATATTCAAACATTTCAAACCTTCTCAGATTTCCTACCTTTCTATCCTCGGTATGTTTTTAAGCTTGATAGCCCTTTTATTCTTCAGGCATTCCTTTTAA
- the mraY gene encoding phospho-N-acetylmuramoyl-pentapeptide-transferase, with translation MLYQLALLLKDYWFAFNVLKYITFRSFTAVLIAFFLTLVLSPSFINRLRKIQRLFGGYVREYTPESHEVKKYTPTMGGIVILIVVTLSTLLLMRWDIKYTWVVLLSFLSFGTIGFWDDYVKLKNKKGISIKTKFLLQVLSASLISVLIYYWADIDTILYFPFFKELYVDLGVLYLPFAVFVIVGSANAVNLTDGLDGLAIGPAMTTATALGVVAYAVGHSKIAQYLNIPYVPYAGELTVFCFALVGAGLGFLWFNSFPAQMFMGDVGSLSIGASLATVALLTKSEFIFAVAAGVFVFETISVILQIIYFRWTGGKRLFKRAPFHHHLELNGLPEPKIVVRMWIISILLAIIAISMLKLR, from the coding sequence ATGCTATACCAATTGGCATTGCTTCTTAAAGATTACTGGTTTGCCTTCAACGTCTTGAAATATATAACCTTCCGTTCCTTTACCGCGGTTCTCATTGCCTTCTTTTTGACGCTTGTACTTTCCCCTTCCTTCATAAATCGCTTGAGGAAAATACAGAGACTTTTTGGTGGATACGTGAGGGAGTACACACCCGAAAGCCACGAGGTGAAGAAGTACACGCCTACTATGGGCGGGATAGTTATACTCATAGTCGTTACGCTCTCCACGCTCCTTTTAATGCGATGGGATATAAAGTACACGTGGGTCGTTCTTCTGTCCTTTTTGAGTTTCGGAACTATAGGTTTCTGGGATGACTATGTAAAACTCAAAAACAAAAAGGGTATATCTATAAAAACTAAGTTCCTACTTCAAGTCCTCAGCGCTTCTTTAATCTCAGTTCTTATTTACTACTGGGCGGATATAGACACGATTCTTTACTTTCCCTTCTTTAAAGAACTTTACGTTGATTTAGGAGTTCTTTACCTTCCCTTTGCGGTGTTTGTGATAGTGGGGAGTGCGAACGCCGTGAATCTTACCGACGGACTGGACGGTCTTGCGATTGGACCTGCGATGACCACGGCAACAGCCCTCGGAGTTGTAGCCTACGCGGTGGGGCACTCTAAAATAGCCCAGTATCTAAACATTCCTTACGTCCCTTACGCGGGAGAGCTCACGGTTTTTTGTTTTGCTCTTGTTGGAGCAGGACTTGGATTTTTATGGTTTAACTCCTTCCCGGCCCAGATGTTTATGGGAGACGTGGGCTCACTCAGTATCGGAGCTTCCCTTGCAACCGTTGCACTTCTGACGAAATCGGAGTTTATATTTGCGGTTGCAGCAGGCGTTTTTGTATTTGAAACTATAAGCGTTATCCTTCAGATAATCTACTTCAGGTGGACCGGAGGAAAGAGGCTCTTTAAGAGGGCTCCTTTTCACCACCACTTGGAATTAAACGGACTTCCCGAACCCAAAATTGTCGTTAGGATGTGGATTATATCCATCTTGCTTGCTATCATTGCCATATCAATGCTAAAGTTAAGATGA
- a CDS encoding UbiA-like polyprenyltransferase, with translation MMKKVRAYAELVKFEHTIFALPFALASVLLLAEEFPSLWKIFWILVALVSARTVGMAFNRLIDEPYDRLNPRTKNWPLVKGEVSKEEVRKIILVGSILFVFASLMLNFLAFLLSPVVLFLLWFYPQAKRITYYPHLVLGLVYFLIPVAVDVALNERISLTAVILGIAMAFWVAGFDVLYALQDYEFDKEVGLKSIPVKYGVEKAIKIARLFHSITFVSLLILGFTHKELGFIYFLGLFLIAGFLVYEHSLIKPWDLSKINKAFFTVNGWISVIFFIVVLIDYYL, from the coding sequence ATGATGAAAAAGGTAAGGGCTTACGCGGAGCTCGTAAAATTTGAACACACGATATTCGCCCTTCCCTTCGCCCTTGCAAGTGTCCTGCTCCTTGCCGAAGAATTCCCTTCACTCTGGAAAATTTTCTGGATTCTGGTAGCCCTTGTGAGCGCCAGAACCGTTGGTATGGCTTTTAACAGACTCATAGACGAACCCTACGACAGACTAAACCCGAGAACCAAAAACTGGCCCCTCGTTAAAGGAGAAGTGTCAAAAGAAGAAGTAAGGAAAATAATCCTAGTAGGGAGTATTCTCTTCGTTTTTGCCTCCCTTATGCTCAACTTTTTAGCTTTTTTACTCTCCCCCGTGGTTTTGTTTTTACTATGGTTTTATCCGCAAGCTAAAAGAATTACTTACTACCCTCACCTCGTCCTCGGACTCGTTTACTTCCTCATACCGGTTGCCGTGGACGTGGCCCTGAACGAGAGGATTTCCCTTACCGCTGTAATTCTCGGGATAGCTATGGCTTTCTGGGTTGCGGGATTTGACGTCCTTTACGCCCTTCAGGATTACGAATTTGACAAGGAAGTGGGCTTAAAATCCATACCAGTAAAATATGGAGTAGAAAAAGCAATAAAGATAGCGAGGCTTTTCCATTCAATAACCTTTGTATCACTACTTATTCTTGGCTTTACCCACAAGGAGCTCGGATTTATCTACTTTTTGGGGCTATTTTTGATAGCGGGCTTTCTAGTTTACGAACATAGTTTGATAAAACCATGGGATTTGTCAAAAATAAACAAAGCCTTCTTTACGGTAAACGGCTGGATAAGTGTAATTTTCTTTATTGTGGTGCTTATTGATTACTACCTTTAG
- the mog gene encoding molybdopterin adenylyltransferase, giving the protein MSEKKAVIGVVTISDRASKGIYEDISGKAIIDYLKDVIITPFEVEYRVIPDERDLIEKTLIELADEKGCSLILTTGGTGPAPRDVTPEATEAVCEKMLPGFGELMRQVSLKQVPTAILSRQTAGIRGSCLIVNLPGKPQSIKVCLDAVMPAIPYCIDLIGGAYIDTDPNKVKAFRPKK; this is encoded by the coding sequence ATGAGCGAAAAGAAGGCGGTTATAGGAGTTGTGACGATTTCCGACAGGGCGAGCAAAGGTATTTACGAAGACATAAGCGGTAAAGCTATTATAGATTACCTTAAGGACGTGATAATAACGCCCTTTGAGGTTGAGTACAGGGTAATTCCCGATGAAAGGGATTTGATAGAAAAAACCTTAATAGAACTTGCAGACGAAAAGGGATGCAGTCTGATTTTAACAACAGGCGGAACGGGTCCCGCTCCCAGAGACGTGACGCCGGAAGCCACGGAAGCGGTATGCGAGAAAATGCTTCCAGGATTCGGAGAACTTATGAGACAGGTTTCGTTAAAACAGGTTCCCACCGCCATACTCTCAAGACAAACCGCGGGTATAAGGGGGAGTTGCTTAATAGTAAACCTTCCCGGAAAGCCTCAATCCATAAAAGTATGCCTGGACGCCGTAATGCCTGCAATTCCCTACTGTATAGACCTTATAGGCGGGGCATATATAGACACTGATCCGAATAAAGTAAAAGCCTTCAGACCTAAAAAGTAA
- the fabZ gene encoding 3-hydroxyacyl-ACP dehydratase FabZ, producing MDIQEIMEILPHRYPILLVDKILEIEEGKRIIGLKNVSVNEPVFQGHFPGFPLFPGVYILEAMAQVGGILMIKSLNLEIGKYAVVFAGIDDARFKKPVYPGDQLILELEVISLKKALSKMKGVAKVDGEVVAQATLMAAARKLEDIKRNA from the coding sequence ATGGATATTCAAGAGATAATGGAAATACTTCCGCACAGGTATCCCATTCTCTTAGTAGATAAAATCCTTGAAATAGAAGAAGGAAAAAGGATCATTGGTTTAAAGAACGTGAGCGTTAACGAGCCGGTTTTTCAGGGGCACTTTCCCGGCTTTCCCCTCTTTCCGGGGGTTTACATACTGGAGGCTATGGCTCAGGTGGGGGGGATTTTAATGATAAAGTCCCTTAACCTTGAAATTGGAAAGTACGCAGTTGTTTTTGCAGGTATAGACGACGCGAGGTTTAAAAAACCCGTTTACCCGGGAGACCAGCTTATACTCGAGCTTGAAGTTATATCTCTTAAAAAGGCACTTTCAAAGATGAAGGGGGTTGCAAAGGTGGACGGGGAAGTTGTGGCACAGGCTACGCTGATGGCAGCCGCGAGAAAACTTGAAGACATTAAAAGGAATGCCTGA
- a CDS encoding dihydroorotate dehydrogenase translates to MDLSVELFGIRFKNPVWVASGTFGYGVEAAEIYDISKLGAVVTKGLSLKERLGNETPRIVETPCGMLNSIGLQNPGVEKFLKEIYPKIKDVDTHFIANVFGETEEEYVEVCMALEDADKIVAYELNVSCPNVKKGGILFGHDPVILGNLVDRIKAKIKKPLLVKLSPNVTDVTEFAKVCIENGADGLVLINTLMGMKINIWKRKPDLATKTGGLSGPAILPIAVRMIYQVYEKFGDRIPIIGVGGITTWEDAMEHVMAGASAVQVGTANFYEPLAPLKVIEGIENFMKSQNIKDFKELIGIAHRVE, encoded by the coding sequence ATGGACCTGAGCGTGGAACTCTTCGGCATACGCTTTAAGAATCCCGTCTGGGTTGCAAGCGGGACCTTTGGCTACGGCGTGGAAGCTGCGGAAATCTACGATATATCAAAACTCGGAGCAGTAGTCACAAAAGGTCTCTCACTCAAGGAAAGGCTCGGGAACGAAACCCCGAGAATTGTGGAAACCCCCTGTGGCATGCTCAACTCCATAGGTCTTCAAAATCCGGGAGTGGAAAAGTTCCTAAAAGAGATTTACCCCAAGATAAAAGACGTGGACACTCACTTCATAGCTAACGTCTTCGGTGAAACGGAAGAGGAGTACGTGGAAGTTTGTATGGCTCTGGAAGATGCTGACAAGATTGTGGCTTACGAGCTGAATGTTTCCTGTCCCAACGTGAAGAAGGGAGGAATCCTCTTCGGACACGACCCTGTAATCCTCGGAAATCTCGTTGACAGAATAAAGGCGAAAATAAAAAAACCCCTCCTTGTAAAACTCTCTCCAAATGTGACCGACGTTACCGAGTTTGCGAAGGTATGTATAGAAAACGGAGCTGATGGACTCGTTTTGATAAACACATTAATGGGAATGAAGATAAACATATGGAAGAGGAAACCAGACCTTGCCACCAAAACGGGAGGACTATCCGGACCTGCGATACTGCCCATAGCGGTGAGGATGATTTATCAGGTTTACGAGAAGTTCGGCGACAGAATTCCCATAATAGGAGTGGGAGGGATAACCACATGGGAAGACGCCATGGAACACGTAATGGCGGGGGCAAGTGCAGTTCAGGTGGGAACCGCAAACTTCTACGAGCCCTTAGCACCCTTAAAGGTCATAGAAGGGATTGAAAACTTTATGAAATCTCAGAATATCAAAGACTTCAAAGAATTAATCGGGATTGCCCACAGAGTAGAATAA